A DNA window from Aspergillus nidulans FGSC A4 chromosome I contains the following coding sequences:
- a CDS encoding uncharacterized protein (transcript_id=CADANIAT00007520), which translates to MDTQELLSPATQRLRPVVSYSASQSLQASAALSVGAIPTGITQLDNAISPLPAEQDDDADSRGIPQGQVTEVFGPPGVGKTSLALNVASNALLAGGKVVWIDTGSPLPRLRLRDVLQKSIEVSKSPQTAEQLVQNLTHIRAQSLPHILALLLHPPSTFPPQDCRLLVVDSASGPFASYFPNPTELKARLGQSKNIDKAQVQWLMNRSSNVTSDLANQLMKLATTHRMAVLAINQTRTRIKGQPRATLCPVLAGGAWESSISTRLVLYRDLLTTENTVEGIRCAEVMKRSGKMLAVRLGANIVQFVIEKDGLRALDDQPASRTTALDFGEAQDTPLQRKRKVDEIADSEDEGDSDAEYGWVDDGFAK; encoded by the exons ATGGACACACAAGAGCTGCTCAGCCCGGCAACTCAACGACTCC GTCCTGTCGTTTCTTATTCTGCATCGCAATCCTTACAGGCGTCAGCAGCCCTCAGTGTCGGTGCCATCCCAACTGGTATCACTCAACTAGATAATGCGATCAGTCCGCTCCCCGCAGAACAAGATGATGACGCCGACTCCCGCGGGATTCCTCAGGGCCAAGTAACAGAAGTCTTTGGACCGCCTGGTGTTGGGAAGACGTCTCTTGC GCTCAACGTCGCCTCGAACGCTCTCCTTGCTGGCGGAAAGGTGGTTTGGATTG ATACTGGCTCTCCACTGCCCCGGTTACGTCTTCGCGATGTTCTACAGAAGTCCATTGAGGTTTCAAAATCACCTCAAACAGCGGAGCAACTTGTGCAAAACCTGACTCATATTCGAGCCCAGTCTCTGCCTCACATACTCGCACTCCTACTACATCCCCCGTCAACATTTCCACCCCAGGACTGCAGATTACTAGTCGTCGACTCTGCCTCAGGGCCCTTTGCGTCATACTTCCCAAATCCCACGGAACTCAAGGCACGCCTTGGGCAGTCAAAAAATATCGATAAAGCGCAGGTCCAATGGCTCATGAACAGAAGTTCTAACGTTACAAGTGATCTGGCGAATCAGCTGATGAAGCTAGCGACAACCCACCGGATGGCTGTCCTTGCCATCAATCAGACCCGGACCAGGATCAAAGGCCAGCCACGTGCCACTCTGTGTCCAGTCTTAGCTGGTGGGGCGTGGGAAAGTAGTATAAGCACCCGGCTTGTTCTGTACCGCGATCTTTTGACCACGGAAAACACTGTTGAGGGTATTCGGTGTGCGGAAGTAATGAAAAGATCTGGGAAAATGTTGGCAGTGCGGTTAGGGGCGAATATTGTTCAATTTGTGATTGAGAAG GATGGGCTGCGTGCTTTGGACGATCAGCCGGCCTCTCGTACGACCGCTTTGGACTTTGGCGAAGCACAGGACACACCTCTACAGAGAAAACGCAAGGTTGACGAGATCGCAGatagcgaggatgaaggtgattCTGATGCAGAATACGGATGGGTGGACGACGGCTTCGCGAAGTGA
- a CDS encoding MOSC domain protein (transcript_id=CADANIAT00007521) — MQGIQQLWIPAMLEPQQSVILLNTILAISGVLIFTVYAVIRFSAENTAAITPRGCRRIGLPKGQSNLHDEYDPKNSSGFSESSTDERGCPAWRIKALFTYPIKSCKGIELDESGIVPTGFAFDRQFCFAELDEKGNWIARTLRNRGFNRLALVRPEIWVPDATMQGYRSDLEEVRSGGVMLVYYPRPNPYRGLGWHAVHSAVFQMGLHFGLIAREGSFTVPLCQPSGSENMKLDSGVPRERVKIWKDNPLAYNYGQYIPSSFHDFLNEGFPNFNLASRITANSSHRRITLFRVNPTHTRKIYRNAPRKQEIGFQPQTGFADAYPIHIISLSSVRDVNARCAEDIPDLSVRRFRANIIVQGPKAFEEDDWKVIRISPATAKKKAPKEDDEGDSAEQALIMYTACRTVRCKLPNVDPDTGTRHPSEPDRTLKSYRRIDKGDLTNACLGMQAVPAVEGALLILMINGSECVLDTFLFPSCC; from the coding sequence ATGCAAGGCATTCAGCAATTGTGGATACCGGCAATGCTGGAACCCCAGCAAAGTGTCATATTACTCAATACCATCCTCGCCATATCAGGCGTCCTTATATTCACAGTCTACGCTGTCATCAGGTTCTCAGCTGAGAATACCGCTGCTATTACGCCACGCGGTTGTCGAAGGATAGGCCTTCCGAAAGGCCAAAGCAACCTTCATGACGAATATGATCCAAAAAACAGCAGTGGCTTTTCAGAATCTAGTACAGATGAGCGAGGCTGTCCAGCATGGCGCATTAAAGCGCTCTTCACGTACCCAATAAAGAGCTGCAAGGGCATCGAACTTGACGAGTCGGGAATAGTGCCCACGGGATTTGCCTTTGACCGACAGTTCTGCTTTGCGGAGCTGGATGAGAAGGGGAATTGGATTGCGAGAACCCTTCGTAACCGGGGTTTCAACAGACTTGCTCTCGTTCGTCCAGAGATCTGGGTTCCTGATGCTACCATGCAGGGATATAGatctgaccttgaagaggtAAGATCAGGCGGAGTAATGCTGGTTTATTACCCCCGTCCTAATCCATATCGCGGCCTGGGCTGGCATGCAGTACACTCAGCCGTTTTCCAAATGGGGTTGCATTTCGGTCTCATCGCTCGAGAGGGGTCATTCACGGTCCCTCTCTGTCAACCTTCAGGGTCTGAAAATATGAAACTGGACTCTGGTGTCCCCCGCGAGCGtgtcaagatctggaaaGACAACCCGCTAGCATACAACTACGGGCAATACATTCCATCGTCATTCCACGACTTCCTCAATGAAGGCTTCCCAAATTTCAACCTAGCCAGCAGAATTACCGCCAACAGCAGTCATCGCCGTATTACTCTCTTCCGAGTGAACCCTACCCACACGCGCAAAATCTACCGTAACGCACCGCGGAAACAAGAAATAGGGTTCCAGCCCCAAACAGGCTTCGCAGACGCCTACCCAATCCACATTATTTCACTTTCTAGCGTGCGCGATGTGAATGCACGGTGCGCAGAAGATATTCCTGATCTAAGCGTTCGGCGTTTCAGGGCAAATATTATCGTCCAGGGTCCGAAGGCgtttgaggaagacgatTGGAAAGTTATTCGTATCTCTCCAGCTACtgcaaaaaagaaagcacctaaagaggatgatgaaggaGACAGCGCAGAACAGGCGTTAATAATGTACACAGCCTGCCGCACAGTCCGGTGCAAACTACCCAACGTCGACCCGGACACAGGGACTCGGCATCCTTCTGAGCCGGATCGGACGCTGAAGAGCTATAGGAGGATTGATAAGGGGGATTTGACGAATGCTTGTTTGGGGATGCAGGCAGTGCCGGCCGTTGAAGGTGCGTTGTTAATTCTTATGATAAATGGTTCAGAATGCGTCCTAGACACttttctcttcccttcttgcTGTTAG
- a CDS encoding xanthine-uric acid/H+ symporter uapC (transcript_id=CADANIAT00007522), whose product MDGPDQIGPDVRPRRTFGDRVRRAARAFTTRDGLIGDYDYGFLFTPRLPFVKQKRRAAPFFGLEDKIPLVLALLLGLQHALAMLAGVITPPILLAGSSGANFGADESQYLVSTSLIVSGLLSAVQMFRLHVYKTRYYVGTGLVSVVGTSFATITVATGTFNQMYSTGYCPVDGSGNRLPCPKGYGALLATSCLCSLLEIGLSFMSSRLLKALFPPIVTGPTVFLIGASLIGNAMKDWAGGSGTCSSNPGNGALCPSADAPHPLPWGSAEFIGLGFLVFATIILCERFGSPIMKSCAVIVGLLVGCIVAAACGYFDRSGIDAAPVASFIWVKTFPLTIYAPLILPLLAVYMVIMMESIGDITATCDVSRLQVEGATFDSRIQGGVLGNGITCLLAGLCTITPMSVFAQNNGVIALTRCANRKAGYCCCFFLVVMGIFAKFAAALVAIPSSVLGGMTTFLFSSVAISGVRIMCSVDWTRRNRFILTASFAVGMAATLVPDWFSYFFTYSGDNHALEGLLQAVELVMANGFAVTGFLGLLLNLILPEDMEEDVVESEEDYEATTVVGMQGGSEPGSSGQNVKA is encoded by the exons ATGGACGGCCCAGATCAGATCGGGCCAGACGTCAGGCCCAGGAGGACATTTGGAGACCGCGTGCGACGAGCTGCTCGTGCTTTTACCACGAGAGATGGCCTGATCGGTGACTACGACTATGGCTTTCTCTTTACACCAAGACTTCCATTTGtgaagcagaaaaggagGGCTGCTCCGTTCTTTGGCCTCGAGGATAAGATCCCACTGGTCCTCGCTTTGCTTCTGGGATTGCAGCATGCGCTGGCGATGCTTGCTGGAG TTATTACTCCTCCAATCCTGCTGGCTGGATCGTCTGGGGCCAACTTTGGCGCCGATGAGTCGCAATACCTTGTCTCGACCTCGCTTATTGTGTCAGGGCTTCTTTCCGCAGTTCAAATGTTCCGTCTGCATGTGTACAAGACTCGCTACTATGTCGGCACCGGACTGGTTTCGGTGGTAGGAACTTCGTTCGCAACGATTACAGTTGCAACCGGGACGTTTAATCAGATGTACTCAACTGGATACTGTCCAGTCGATGGCTCAGGAAACAGGCTGCCCTGTCCGAAAGGTTATGGGGCACTCCTAGCCACCTCCTGCCTTTGCTCGCTTCTCGAAATCGGGCTTTCCTTCatgagcagcaggctgctcaaagctctcttcccGCCAATCGTCACTGGCCCAACTGTCTTCCTGATTGGTGCGAGTCTAATCGGCAACGCAATGAAAGACTGGGCCGGCGGTTCTGgaacctgcagcagcaatccGGGCAATGGCGCTCTTTGCCCCAGCGCCGATGCACCACACCCCCTGCCTTGGGGCAGCGCCGAGTTCATCGGCCTTGGCTTCCTCGTTTTCGCCACCATCATCCTCTGCGAGCGCTTCGGGTCCCCAATCATGAAATCCTGCGCTGTCATTGTCGGCCTGCTGGTCGGCTGCATCGTCGCCGCGGCCTGTGGCTACTTCGACCGCTCCGGCATTGACGCCGCCCCCGTCGCATCCTTCATCTGGGTGAAAACGTTTCCGTTAACAATCTACGCCCCACTCATTCTCCCCCTCCTCGCGGTGTATATGGTCATCATGATGGAATCCATCGGCGACATCACGGCCACCTGCGATGTTTCCCGTCTCCAAGTAGAGGGTGCTACTTTTGACTCTCGCATTCAGGGTGGCGTCCTGGGAAACGGCATAACATGTCTTCTCGCCGGTCTCTGCACCATTACCCCGATGTCAGTATTTGCTCAGAACAACGGCGTTATCGCCCTCACCCGCTGCGCAAACCGCAAAGCtggctactgctgctgcttcttcctcgttgTAATGGGCATCTTTGCAAAATTCGCCGCGGCTCTTGTTGCCATTCCTTCATCCGTCTTGGGCGGCATGACAacgttcctcttctcctccgtTGCGATCTCCGGCGTCCGAATCATGTGCAGCGTTGACTGGACCCGCCGCAATAGATTCATTCTCACGGCTTCGTTCGCGGTCGGTATGGCTGCCACACTTGTACCAGATTGGTTCTCGTATTTTTTTACGTATAGTGGTGACAACCATGCGCTTGAGGGGCTTTTGCAGGCTGTCGAGCTGGTCATGGCAAATGGGTTCGCGGTTACAGGGTTCTTGGGTCTCCTACTGAATTTGATCCTACCcgaggatatggaggaggatgttgtgGAGTCCGAAGAGGACTATGAAGCCACAACTGTGGTGGGGATGCAGGGCGGGAGTGAGCCTGGTTCCTCTGGTCAGAATGTGAAGGCCTAA